A single Fusobacterium perfoetens ATCC 29250 DNA region contains:
- a CDS encoding RidA family protein, whose translation MKRIINTPKAPAALGPYSQAVEVNETLYISGQIPFVPETMILVSDDVKAQTRQSLENLKAILDEAGYTFKDVVKATCFIKNMDDFGAINEVYNEYLGEVKPARACVEVARLPKDVKVEIELIAVK comes from the coding sequence ATGAAAAGAATAATAAATACACCAAAAGCCCCAGCAGCTTTAGGACCATATTCACAAGCAGTAGAGGTAAATGAAACTTTATATATATCAGGACAAATACCATTTGTACCAGAGACAATGATATTGGTATCAGATGATGTAAAAGCTCAAACAAGACAATCATTAGAAAATTTAAAAGCAATATTAGATGAAGCAGGATACACATTTAAAGATGTAGTAAAAGCAACATGTTTCATAAAAAATATGGATGACTTTGGAGCAATAAATGAAGTGTATAATGAATATTTAGGAGAAGTAAAACCAGCAAGAGCTTGTGTAGAAGTAGCAAGATTACCGAAAGATGTAAAGGTAGAAATAGAATTAATAGCTGTAAAATAA
- a CDS encoding M24 family metallopeptidase gives MFAKNVPFEEFERRREKCREEVVKQGLNGVMIWSRGGGTWDRFAGVDYFANHYQQRCYLPDQPPLWTGRSHCVLMIPKEGEPVLIVTTLEYRKDLVAVKDIRYSTDFFKLVADTAKELKMDIGKVGVMYEDTLTWKIGREMKERMPELELVPCDDILSKMRLVKSPREIESIRRANEIGTEAVEMIMNNVAAGKTEAEVIGPAMAKVYSEGAVLYFIVTSSGPHSDAVHSVDFPGYDCNRKLQDGELFKVDFIICYEGYICDFGRTTVVGGKPTEKQKRAIDIVTDACEYVMSLVKPGVSVRELCEAGDRYLEERGVSLSSEQTDENTLYAAFPPHWGHGIGLTWERPWFIHEEDMILEENMYIAIEKGLYQPGLGTVNYEQNLIVTKDGSETLSETKTKFI, from the coding sequence ATGTTTGCTAAAAATGTTCCATTTGAAGAATTTGAGAGAAGAAGAGAAAAGTGTAGAGAAGAAGTAGTAAAACAAGGACTTAATGGGGTAATGATTTGGTCTAGAGGAGGAGGAACTTGGGATAGATTTGCTGGAGTAGATTATTTTGCTAATCATTATCAACAAAGATGTTATTTACCAGATCAACCACCTTTATGGACAGGAAGATCTCATTGTGTTTTAATGATTCCTAAAGAGGGAGAACCAGTACTTATAGTAACAACATTAGAATATAGAAAAGATTTAGTAGCTGTTAAAGATATTAGATATAGTACAGATTTCTTTAAATTAGTAGCAGATACAGCTAAAGAATTAAAAATGGATATAGGAAAAGTAGGAGTTATGTATGAAGATACTCTTACTTGGAAAATAGGTAGAGAAATGAAAGAAAGAATGCCAGAATTAGAATTAGTTCCATGTGACGATATTCTTTCTAAAATGAGACTTGTTAAATCACCAAGGGAAATTGAATCTATTAGAAGAGCTAATGAAATTGGAACAGAAGCAGTAGAAATGATAATGAATAATGTAGCAGCAGGAAAAACTGAAGCAGAAGTTATAGGACCAGCTATGGCTAAAGTATATTCAGAAGGAGCAGTTTTATACTTTATTGTAACAAGTTCAGGACCTCATAGTGATGCCGTTCATAGTGTTGATTTCCCTGGATATGATTGTAATAGGAAATTACAAGATGGTGAATTATTTAAAGTAGATTTTATTATATGTTATGAAGGATATATTTGTGACTTTGGAAGAACAACTGTGGTTGGAGGAAAACCTACAGAAAAACAAAAAAGAGCAATAGATATAGTAACAGATGCGTGTGAATATGTTATGAGTTTAGTTAAACCAGGAGTTTCTGTAAGAGAATTATGTGAAGCTGGAGATAGATACTTAGAAGAAAGAGGAGTAAGTTTATCTTCAGAACAAACAGATGAAAATACATTATATGCAGCTTTCCCTCCTCATTGGGGACATGGAATTGGATTAACTTGGGAACGTCCTTGGTTCATTCATGAAGAAGATATGATATTAGAAGAAAATATGTATATAGCTATAGAAAAAGGATTATATCAACCAGGACTTGGAACAGTTAACTATGAACAAAACTTAATAGTAACAAAAGATGGTTCAGAAACTTTAAGTGAAACAAAAACTAAATTTATTTAG
- a CDS encoding sodium-dependent transporter, protein MSDKSQEVFSSRWGLILTLIGASVGTGNVWRFPRMAALNGGGSFVLAWTIILFSISIPIITAEMVMGRLTRHGAPGAFKDFIGKKYAWMGAFMAATTVAITGYYTVVMGWCLRYAFISLKGFEGKTTQELVQLFDNVSNGWINVGIFVGLLLLTAVIVAQKISKGIELIGKWLTPALYIVLLIMLVRALTLPGSVEGLKYLFAISPDTFFDSNTWLQALSQSAWSVGPGFGLVITMGVYTKAKSDVALNEFLQGVGDNSAALLAGFVVLPALFALAPSPEVAEEICRSGNYGLTFISLTQLFGGMVGGRILGCLFFLSLFFAAMTANVIFFNTGVVPLMDMKMSRKKATTIIFFVVFAIGIFSAYDIDFVNNQDWVWGMALLVGSLFTCLAIWKFGVEKTRSYINIPENELYIGKWWNISVRFLAPVAIIILFVWSAIGAMKARPNDWWNPFVVDSFGTVILQVGLLIIITLLFNKKLGESAENNYMNTVIEGYPEIPEEHQD, encoded by the coding sequence ATGTCAGATAAGAGTCAAGAGGTATTCTCATCAAGATGGGGATTAATCCTTACTTTAATAGGAGCATCAGTTGGAACAGGAAATGTATGGAGATTTCCAAGAATGGCTGCATTAAATGGAGGAGGTTCATTTGTTTTAGCTTGGACAATAATATTATTTTCAATATCTATACCTATTATTACAGCAGAAATGGTAATGGGAAGATTAACAAGACACGGAGCACCAGGAGCATTTAAAGATTTTATAGGTAAAAAATATGCTTGGATGGGAGCTTTTATGGCAGCTACTACTGTTGCTATAACTGGATATTATACAGTTGTTATGGGTTGGTGTTTAAGATATGCATTTATTTCATTAAAAGGATTTGAAGGAAAAACAACACAAGAATTAGTTCAATTATTTGATAATGTTTCAAATGGATGGATAAATGTAGGAATATTTGTAGGATTACTTCTTTTAACAGCAGTAATTGTTGCTCAAAAAATAAGTAAAGGAATAGAATTAATAGGAAAATGGCTAACTCCAGCATTATATATAGTTTTATTGATAATGTTAGTAAGAGCTTTAACTTTACCAGGTTCTGTTGAGGGATTAAAATATTTATTTGCTATATCACCAGATACTTTCTTTGATTCTAATACTTGGTTACAAGCTTTATCTCAATCAGCATGGTCTGTAGGACCTGGATTTGGATTAGTAATAACAATGGGAGTTTATACTAAGGCTAAATCAGATGTTGCTTTAAATGAATTCCTTCAAGGAGTTGGAGATAACTCAGCAGCATTATTAGCAGGGTTTGTTGTATTACCAGCTTTATTTGCTTTAGCTCCTAGTCCTGAGGTAGCAGAAGAGATTTGTAGATCAGGTAACTATGGGTTAACATTTATTTCTTTAACTCAATTATTTGGAGGAATGGTTGGTGGACGTATATTAGGATGTTTATTCTTCTTATCATTATTCTTTGCAGCTATGACAGCAAATGTAATATTCTTTAATACAGGAGTTGTTCCTTTAATGGATATGAAAATGTCAAGAAAAAAAGCTACAACAATAATATTCTTTGTAGTATTTGCTATTGGAATCTTTTCAGCTTATGACATAGATTTTGTAAATAATCAAGATTGGGTATGGGGAATGGCTTTATTAGTAGGGTCTTTATTTACATGTCTTGCAATATGGAAATTTGGAGTAGAAAAAACTCGTTCATATATTAATATTCCAGAAAATGAATTATATATAGGTAAATGGTGGAATATATCAGTTAGATTCCTAGCACCAGTAGCTATAATTATATTATTTGTATGGTCAGCAATTGGAGCTATGAAAGCTAGACCAAATGATTGGTGGAATCCATTTGTAGTTGATAGTTTTGGAACAGTTATATTACAAGTTGGATTATTAATAATAATAACATTATTATTTAATAAAAAATTAGGGGAAAGTGCTGAAAATAATTATATGAATACAGTAATAGAAGGATATCCGGAAATTCCAGAAGAACATCAAGATTAA
- a CDS encoding YgeY family selenium metabolism-linked hydrolase, whose translation MLTEERKEEVVKVLQKAIQIKSYSGEEGEFAKYLEKLFLELGYDKVHVDEYGNVIASVKGKYEGPRILCEGHMDTVPVNESQWTKEPFGGEVSDGKLYGRGSTDMKSALCLMALAGGYLAKDLNKEFAGELFVAGSVHEECFEGVAARSISKYAKPDYVIIGEPSQLHLKVGQKGRGEIVVETFGKLAHSSNPQEGINSVYKMMKLIEEIRKIPFSHHKILGDGVLELTDIKSSPYPGASVVPDYCMATYDRRLLVGETMEDVLKPIQDIIDKLTKEDNEFKARVSYSDGKDKCWTGNDIVCKRFFPGWIYDEKEEYIQKAKTALKEIGQEPPVSCWYFCTNASHYAGELGIKTIGYGPSKESLAHTIDEYIELEQAYKGIEGYYAILKAYLK comes from the coding sequence ATGCTAACAGAAGAAAGAAAAGAAGAAGTAGTAAAAGTATTACAAAAAGCTATTCAAATAAAAAGTTATTCTGGAGAAGAAGGAGAATTTGCTAAATATTTAGAAAAATTATTTTTAGAACTAGGATATGATAAAGTTCATGTAGATGAATATGGAAATGTAATAGCTTCAGTAAAAGGGAAATATGAAGGACCAAGAATTTTATGTGAAGGACATATGGATACAGTTCCTGTAAATGAAAGTCAATGGACTAAAGAACCATTTGGAGGAGAAGTTTCAGATGGAAAACTTTATGGGAGAGGAAGCACAGATATGAAAAGTGCTTTATGTCTAATGGCATTAGCAGGAGGATATTTAGCTAAAGATTTAAATAAAGAATTTGCTGGGGAATTATTTGTTGCTGGTTCTGTACATGAAGAATGTTTCGAAGGAGTTGCAGCAAGAAGTATTAGTAAATATGCTAAACCAGATTATGTTATTATAGGAGAACCTTCACAACTTCATTTAAAAGTAGGACAAAAAGGAAGAGGAGAAATAGTAGTAGAAACATTTGGAAAACTAGCTCACTCTTCAAATCCACAAGAAGGAATAAATTCAGTTTATAAAATGATGAAGTTAATAGAAGAAATAAGAAAAATTCCATTTTCACATCATAAAATCTTAGGAGATGGAGTACTGGAGTTAACAGATATAAAATCATCTCCATATCCTGGAGCATCAGTTGTACCAGATTATTGTATGGCTACTTATGATAGAAGATTACTTGTAGGGGAAACAATGGAAGATGTTTTAAAACCTATACAAGATATTATAGATAAATTAACTAAAGAAGATAATGAATTTAAAGCAAGAGTAAGTTATTCTGATGGAAAAGATAAATGTTGGACAGGAAATGATATAGTTTGTAAAAGATTTTTCCCTGGATGGATTTATGATGAAAAAGAAGAATATATTCAAAAAGCAAAAACTGCTTTAAAAGAAATAGGACAAGAGCCACCTGTAAGTTGTTGGTATTTCTGTACAAATGCTTCTCATTATGCTGGGGAGTTAGGAATAAAAACTATTGGATATGGACCTTCTAAAGAAAGTTTAGCTCATACAATAGATGAGTACATAGAATTAGAACAAGCTTATAAAGGAATTGAAGGATATTATGCAATATTAAAAGCATATTTAAAATAA
- the dpaL gene encoding diaminopropionate ammonia-lyase — MELIKWVHNTKSRDENYEKSELIGFDNKSIHDVYEFHKSLPNYKPTPLVDLKNLAEHYGVKKVWLKDESKRFGLNAFKVLGGSYAIGKYLSKRLGKDINELPYNVLISDEIKKELGDVTFITATDGNHGRGVAWMANRLKQKSVVYMPKGSAKMRFDAIAREGADVTITDLNYDDAVRLANKGAEDYGWIMVQDTAWDGYEEIPLWIMQGYSTIINEVIEQLKEAGEEKPTHVFLQAGVGSFAGAVQGYLAHLYGDDRPITIICEPHGANCIYKSMEANDGNPHNVGGDLTTIMAGLACGEPNTISWKILRDNADFSVSCDDQVAARGMRVLSSPLKDDQRVISGESGAVGLGLFTILSERKEEYKELMEALKIDENSRILCISTEGDTDVEGYRKVVWDGAYNNK, encoded by the coding sequence ATGGAATTAATAAAATGGGTTCATAATACTAAAAGTAGAGATGAAAATTATGAAAAATCTGAGTTAATAGGATTTGATAATAAAAGTATACATGATGTATATGAATTTCATAAAAGTTTACCAAACTACAAACCAACTCCACTAGTAGATTTAAAAAATTTAGCAGAGCACTATGGAGTAAAAAAAGTTTGGTTAAAAGATGAGTCTAAAAGATTTGGATTAAACGCTTTTAAAGTTTTAGGTGGTTCTTATGCAATAGGAAAATACTTAAGTAAAAGATTAGGAAAAGATATAAATGAACTTCCTTATAATGTATTAATATCAGATGAAATAAAAAAAGAGTTAGGAGATGTAACATTTATAACAGCTACTGATGGTAACCATGGAAGAGGAGTAGCTTGGATGGCAAATAGATTAAAACAAAAATCAGTAGTTTATATGCCAAAAGGTTCAGCAAAAATGAGATTTGATGCAATAGCTAGAGAGGGGGCAGATGTAACTATTACAGATTTAAATTATGATGATGCCGTAAGATTAGCTAATAAAGGGGCAGAAGATTATGGTTGGATAATGGTACAAGATACAGCTTGGGATGGATATGAAGAAATACCATTATGGATAATGCAAGGATATTCAACAATAATAAATGAAGTAATAGAACAATTAAAAGAAGCTGGAGAAGAAAAACCAACTCATGTATTTTTACAAGCAGGTGTAGGTTCTTTTGCAGGAGCAGTTCAAGGATACTTAGCTCATTTATATGGAGATGATAGACCAATTACAATAATTTGTGAACCACACGGAGCAAACTGTATTTATAAATCAATGGAAGCAAATGATGGAAATCCTCATAATGTAGGTGGAGATTTAACAACAATAATGGCAGGATTAGCTTGTGGGGAACCAAATACAATAAGTTGGAAAATTTTAAGAGATAATGCTGATTTTTCAGTTTCATGTGATGACCAAGTAGCAGCAAGAGGAATGAGAGTATTATCAAGTCCATTAAAAGATGACCAAAGAGTAATATCAGGAGAATCAGGAGCAGTAGGATTAGGACTATTTACAATTTTATCAGAAAGAAAAGAAGAATATAAAGAATTAATGGAAGCATTAAAAATAGATGAAAATTCAAGAATACTTTGTATCAGTACAGAAGGAGATACAGATGTAGAAGGATACAGAAAAGTAGTTTGGGATGGAGCTTATAATAATAAATAA
- a CDS encoding sigma-54 interaction domain-containing protein has translation MKLLENIKNDIELYADAISQLIGIDVEIMGKNFKRLVGTGLLKDKVGQNMYQDSHVYRSVLYSGELCIIINPREEEICKTCPSREICKETLEISTPIFFNEDIVGVIGLICFDQKQKENFLLKKDLYINFIKQISLSITSRLHQENEKIIAKNNNELLLNIIDRIPDSIIITNEDKKIEMINKSGLTLLKNINSNSKIKINNETKMSDKKEFSLEYNNTTHDVIGDIIEINNSTDNSKTLYIFQESDKFRTYLQQINTNLSKNFIFSSPEMSLIYSKIYKVAKTTSTVFITGESGTGKEVVARLIHSNSDRKDKPFIAVNCGAIPDSLIESEFFGYVKGAFTGANPNGKIGFFEQANEGTIFLDEIGDMPLSLQVKLLRVLQEKVICPIGSNNSKKIDIRVIAATNREPEELVKENKFREDLYYRLNVFPIDIPPLRNRKKDIEDLAKYFIRKYSKLFNRSNIKISDEVMEFFQSYSWPGNIRELKNVTEYIVNVIEEKDNEILLKHLPNKLFKSSNIIEDKTLAEIEKETIQNLLIKYGSSSKDKEKISEILDIGIATLYRKIKLYNL, from the coding sequence ATGAAACTTTTAGAAAATATAAAAAATGATATAGAGCTTTATGCTGATGCCATATCTCAATTAATTGGTATTGATGTTGAAATTATGGGAAAAAATTTTAAAAGATTAGTTGGAACAGGGCTTCTTAAAGACAAAGTTGGACAAAATATGTATCAAGACTCTCATGTTTATAGAAGTGTTCTTTATTCTGGAGAACTTTGTATTATCATAAATCCAAGAGAAGAAGAAATTTGTAAAACATGTCCATCAAGAGAAATATGTAAAGAAACATTAGAAATATCTACTCCTATTTTTTTTAATGAAGATATTGTTGGAGTTATTGGTTTAATTTGTTTTGACCAAAAGCAAAAAGAAAATTTTTTACTAAAAAAAGATTTATATATTAATTTTATAAAACAAATTTCTCTTTCCATTACTTCTAGATTACATCAAGAAAATGAAAAAATTATAGCTAAAAATAATAATGAGTTACTTCTTAATATTATAGATAGAATTCCTGACTCTATTATTATTACAAATGAAGATAAAAAAATAGAAATGATAAATAAGAGTGGCCTTACTCTTCTAAAAAATATAAATTCTAATTCAAAAATAAAAATAAATAATGAAACTAAAATGTCTGATAAAAAAGAATTTTCTTTAGAATATAACAATACTACTCATGATGTAATTGGAGATATTATCGAAATAAATAATAGTACAGATAATTCTAAAACTCTTTATATATTTCAAGAGTCTGATAAATTTAGAACTTACCTTCAACAAATAAATACTAATCTTTCTAAAAATTTTATTTTCTCTTCACCAGAAATGAGTTTAATATATTCTAAAATTTATAAAGTAGCTAAAACTACTTCTACTGTATTTATTACAGGAGAAAGTGGTACTGGAAAAGAAGTAGTTGCTAGATTGATTCATTCTAACAGTGATAGAAAAGACAAACCTTTCATTGCAGTAAATTGTGGAGCCATTCCAGATTCTTTAATTGAAAGTGAATTTTTCGGATATGTTAAAGGAGCTTTTACAGGAGCTAATCCAAATGGAAAAATTGGTTTTTTTGAACAGGCTAATGAGGGAACTATATTTTTGGATGAAATTGGAGATATGCCTCTTTCTCTTCAAGTTAAACTTTTAAGAGTTTTACAAGAAAAAGTTATTTGTCCTATTGGTTCAAATAATTCTAAAAAAATAGATATTAGAGTTATTGCTGCTACTAATAGAGAGCCTGAAGAATTAGTTAAAGAAAATAAATTTAGAGAAGATTTATATTATAGATTAAATGTTTTTCCTATAGATATTCCTCCTTTAAGAAATAGAAAAAAAGATATTGAAGATTTAGCTAAATATTTTATAAGAAAATATTCTAAGCTTTTTAATAGAAGTAATATTAAAATTTCTGATGAAGTTATGGAATTTTTTCAATCTTATAGTTGGCCAGGAAATATTAGAGAGTTAAAAAATGTTACAGAATATATAGTCAATGTTATAGAGGAAAAAGATAATGAAATTCTCTTAAAACATCTTCCAAATAAACTTTTTAAATCTTCAAATATTATTGAAGATAAAACTTTAGCAGAAATTGAAAAGGAAACTATTCAAAATCTCTTAATTAAATATGGTTCTTCTTCTAAAGATAAAGAAAAAATATCTGAAATACTTGATATTGGAATTGCCACTTTATATAGAAAAATAAAATTGTATAATTTATAA
- the moaC gene encoding cyclic pyranopterin monophosphate synthase MoaC, with the protein MDFTHFNKDGKAYMVDVSEKNKTKREATAFGKVKVSKEIISKLINNQMKKGEVLGVARVAGIMGMKKTSEIIPMCHPIFISGCEIKFEIKEEECEIHIYSTAKTVGETGVEMEALTGVNVAALTIYDMCKSVDKRMSISDIHLLNKSGGKSGDFKF; encoded by the coding sequence ATGGATTTTACACATTTTAATAAAGATGGGAAAGCTTATATGGTAGATGTAAGTGAAAAAAATAAAACTAAAAGAGAGGCTACAGCTTTTGGAAAAGTAAAAGTTTCAAAAGAAATTATTTCAAAACTTATTAATAATCAGATGAAAAAAGGAGAGGTTTTAGGAGTAGCAAGAGTAGCTGGAATAATGGGAATGAAAAAAACTAGTGAAATAATTCCAATGTGTCATCCAATTTTTATAAGTGGATGTGAAATAAAATTTGAAATAAAAGAAGAAGAGTGTGAAATTCATATTTATTCTACAGCTAAAACAGTTGGAGAAACAGGTGTGGAAATGGAAGCTCTAACAGGAGTAAATGTAGCCGCCCTTACAATTTATGATATGTGTAAAAGTGTAGATAAAAGAATGAGTATTTCAGATATCCATCTTTTAAATAAATCTGGTGGAAAAAGTGGAGATTTTAAGTTTTAG
- a CDS encoding MOSC domain-containing protein: MSMKGLKGKIKAVCISEKKGTDKKNIHECEIVEGFGLKNDAHGGNWHRQISLLSYEKIEDFKKRGGEVIDGSFGENLIVSGLNLVNIPIGTKLKINDIVLEVTQIGKECHSHCEIFKKVGDCIMPREGIFAKVISGGIIKEGDIVEII; the protein is encoded by the coding sequence ATGTCAATGAAAGGTTTAAAAGGGAAAATTAAGGCTGTCTGTATCAGTGAAAAAAAGGGAACTGATAAAAAAAATATTCATGAATGTGAAATAGTAGAGGGATTTGGATTAAAGAATGATGCACATGGAGGAAATTGGCATAGACAAATAAGCTTACTTTCTTATGAAAAAATCGAAGATTTCAAAAAAAGAGGTGGAGAAGTAATAGATGGTTCTTTTGGAGAAAATCTTATTGTTTCTGGTTTAAATTTAGTTAACATTCCTATTGGAACAAAATTAAAAATAAATGATATAGTTTTAGAAGTTACTCAAATAGGAAAAGAATGTCATTCTCATTGTGAAATATTTAAAAAAGTTGGTGATTGTATAATGCCAAGAGAGGGAATATTTGCAAAAGTTATTTCAGGTGGAATTATAAAAGAGGGAGATATTGTTGAAATAATTTAG
- the moaA gene encoding GTP 3',8-cyclase MoaA, which translates to MKDNSGREINYLRISLTKNCNLKCIYCLPEKTEHIEEEELSLEEILKIVKNAIKLGINKIRLTGGEPLLRKDLIEIVKEIKFLGIDEIYITTNGILLEEKLEDLKKAGLKGINISLDTLEKELFKKITRGGNLDKVISGLLKAKGMGFEIKINSVIMKGINENSIIDLGEITKKYNIDVRFIELMPMGEGKKYKGINNKEIYKNLEEIYGFQKDFFQIKGVSEYYKLVDGKGKIGFISPINNCFCENCNKIRITSTGEIKRCLNMKSNINIKDYLKSDEEIENILKIEINKKPEKHLFGKENIDEERKNMNEIGG; encoded by the coding sequence ATGAAAGATAATTCAGGAAGAGAAATAAACTATTTAAGAATATCTTTAACAAAAAATTGTAATTTAAAATGTATTTACTGTTTGCCAGAAAAAACAGAACATATAGAAGAAGAAGAACTTTCTCTAGAAGAAATATTAAAAATTGTAAAAAATGCTATAAAACTTGGAATAAATAAAATTAGATTAACAGGTGGAGAGCCTTTACTTAGAAAAGATTTAATTGAAATAGTAAAAGAAATAAAATTTTTAGGAATAGATGAAATATATATTACTACTAATGGAATTTTATTGGAAGAAAAATTAGAGGACTTAAAAAAGGCTGGTTTAAAGGGAATAAATATAAGTCTTGATACTTTAGAAAAAGAGTTGTTTAAAAAAATAACAAGAGGTGGAAATTTAGATAAAGTAATATCTGGATTATTAAAAGCTAAGGGTATGGGATTTGAAATAAAAATAAATTCTGTAATAATGAAAGGCATAAATGAAAATTCTATAATTGATTTAGGAGAAATAACTAAAAAATATAATATAGATGTAAGGTTTATTGAACTAATGCCTATGGGAGAAGGAAAGAAATATAAAGGAATAAATAATAAAGAAATCTATAAAAATTTAGAAGAGATATATGGATTTCAAAAGGATTTTTTTCAAATAAAAGGTGTTAGTGAATATTATAAATTGGTAGATGGTAAAGGAAAAATAGGATTTATTAGTCCTATTAATAACTGTTTTTGTGAAAATTGCAATAAAATAAGAATAACTTCTACTGGTGAAATAAAAAGATGTTTAAATATGAAAAGTAATATTAATATAAAAGATTATTTAAAATCTGATGAAGAGATAGAAAATATTTTAAAGATTGAAATAAATAAAAAACCTGAAAAACATCTTTTTGGAAAAGAAAATATTGATGAAGAAAGAAAAAATATGAATGAGATAGGTGGATAA
- a CDS encoding DedA family protein, producing the protein MEDYIIKILTNFSYIGICFLIFLENVFPPIPSELILVFGGFISKKLELNFFLMVILSTVGSVLGALMLYYVGKKISIEKLESFLEKKWIKRLGFKSGDINKTLKYFEKYNTLSVFIGRCIPVVRSLISIPAGMQKMEIKKFIFYTGVGSLIWNTILIYIGRVMEDKWEEGLVLLEKYSSIIISIVIVVVLVKVLYKKYGKKKVIKDER; encoded by the coding sequence ATGGAAGATTATATTATAAAAATTTTAACAAATTTTAGCTATATAGGAATATGTTTTTTAATTTTCTTAGAAAATGTATTTCCGCCAATTCCATCAGAGTTAATTTTAGTTTTTGGAGGATTTATTTCAAAAAAATTAGAATTAAATTTCTTCTTGATGGTAATACTTTCAACAGTAGGCTCAGTACTTGGAGCTTTAATGTTATATTATGTTGGGAAAAAAATTTCTATAGAAAAATTAGAAAGTTTTTTGGAAAAAAAGTGGATAAAAAGGTTGGGTTTTAAATCAGGAGATATAAATAAAACATTAAAATATTTTGAAAAATATAATACTTTAAGTGTATTTATAGGTAGATGTATTCCTGTAGTTAGAAGTCTTATTTCTATTCCAGCTGGAATGCAAAAAATGGAGATAAAAAAATTTATTTTTTATACAGGAGTAGGAAGTTTAATTTGGAATACTATTCTAATATATATAGGAAGAGTTATGGAAGATAAATGGGAAGAGGGATTGGTGTTATTAGAAAAATATTCATCAATAATTATTTCTATTGTAATAGTTGTAGTATTAGTTAAAGTTTTATATAAAAAATATGGAAAAAAGAAAGTGATAAAAGATGAAAGATAA
- a CDS encoding MogA/MoaB family molybdenum cofactor biosynthesis protein, which yields MFKVAIICMSDKGFQGEREDLSTKVIEEIMLKKGYIIVKKILIPDEKEIIKENLISICDNNIANLILTTGGTGFSKRDVTPEVTEEIIERRTPGISEAIRNYSMGITKRAMLSRATSGIRKDTLIINLPGSPKAVRESLEYIVDELKHGLEILLGTTSDCARK from the coding sequence ATGTTTAAAGTAGCAATAATTTGTATGAGTGATAAGGGTTTTCAAGGAGAAAGAGAAGATTTATCTACTAAAGTTATTGAAGAAATAATGTTAAAAAAAGGATATATAATTGTAAAAAAAATTTTAATCCCAGATGAAAAGGAGATTATAAAAGAAAATTTAATAAGTATTTGTGATAATAATATAGCAAATTTAATTTTAACAACAGGTGGAACAGGTTTTTCCAAAAGAGATGTGACTCCAGAAGTTACAGAAGAAATTATTGAGAGAAGAACTCCTGGAATTTCTGAAGCAATAAGAAATTATTCTATGGGAATAACAAAAAGAGCAATGTTATCAAGAGCCACATCAGGAATAAGAAAAGATACTTTAATTATAAATTTACCTGGAAGTCCAAAGGCTGTTAGGGAGTCATTAGAATATATAGTAGATGAATTGAAACATGGACTAGAAATATTATTAGGAACTACAAGTGACTGTGCAAGAAAATAG